The proteins below come from a single Thermodesulfobacteriota bacterium genomic window:
- a CDS encoding VWA domain-containing protein has translation MNTTYRYLKWDGLKKEFNFHAQDLLQEFANFLMEGWSPEEAFEWILKQGISGSNIRVMGIDDLRSEFSKFREAQFNNYNLHNSLSKINEELLKIVDKELSAIRRKLSNNSYEYKNRENFLENLPKKISLAVGALSNYDFFSTEAKTSFNELKKKLDKIMQVENFINRYGDKFRGERSIGFDETLELIGKFEEIETIEHNLISGSFDKINLEDLRGILSEQGYNSFIFLKDLKPYLQNSGLIRKSAKTIELTPKGIRKIGERALRDIFSSMKKHQFGGHETTEQGFGTVKPENSKEYEFGDPFNLNVVGTLKNSLLRRVSGNTIKVEPEDFKIYDMEYHTQSTTAVLLDLSWSMSFQGRFPAAKRVALALDNLIRTRYPRDNFYIVGFSTRARVLSTDQLVKTTWDSNDPFTNIQEALKLASRLIRKHRTPNRQIILITDGQPTAYFLDGYLQVELPMFFGGLSPRATFETLKEVKSLTRQGITINTFMLDDSSSLRRFVEDMTRINRGRAFFTTPTRLGRFLLVDYLKRKRTLI, from the coding sequence TCTTAAACAAGGTATAAGTGGGTCAAACATACGGGTAATGGGAATTGATGATCTCCGTTCTGAATTCTCGAAATTCAGAGAGGCTCAATTCAACAATTACAATCTTCATAATTCCCTCTCAAAGATAAATGAGGAGCTTTTGAAAATTGTAGATAAGGAGTTAAGCGCAATAAGGAGGAAACTATCTAATAACTCTTATGAATATAAAAACAGGGAGAATTTCCTTGAAAATCTTCCAAAGAAAATTAGTTTAGCAGTTGGAGCTCTTTCAAACTATGACTTTTTCAGTACAGAAGCTAAGACTAGCTTCAACGAACTAAAGAAAAAATTGGATAAAATTATGCAAGTCGAGAATTTCATCAATAGATATGGTGACAAATTTCGCGGAGAACGCTCTATTGGCTTTGATGAGACCCTGGAGCTAATAGGAAAATTCGAGGAAATTGAAACAATTGAACACAACCTAATATCAGGTTCTTTTGACAAGATAAATCTTGAGGACCTAAGGGGGATCTTAAGCGAGCAAGGCTACAATTCGTTTATTTTTCTTAAAGACCTTAAACCATATTTGCAAAATTCAGGTTTGATAAGAAAATCTGCAAAAACAATAGAGCTAACTCCAAAAGGGATCAGAAAAATAGGGGAAAGAGCACTGAGGGATATCTTCTCATCGATGAAAAAACATCAATTTGGAGGCCACGAGACCACAGAACAAGGTTTCGGCACAGTAAAACCCGAAAACTCAAAAGAATATGAGTTTGGTGATCCCTTTAACCTAAATGTCGTTGGTACACTCAAAAATTCGCTCCTTCGCCGAGTGAGTGGAAACACCATAAAAGTAGAGCCAGAAGACTTTAAAATCTACGACATGGAGTATCACACACAATCCACGACTGCGGTTCTCCTAGACCTGAGCTGGTCAATGAGCTTTCAGGGAAGATTTCCAGCCGCGAAACGTGTGGCACTGGCACTTGATAATCTCATAAGAACACGATACCCCAGGGATAATTTTTATATAGTCGGCTTTTCAACAAGAGCCAGAGTCCTATCCACTGACCAGCTCGTGAAAACAACCTGGGATTCGAATGACCCTTTTACTAATATACAAGAAGCCTTAAAACTGGCTTCTAGGCTTATAAGAAAACACAGAACACCAAACAGACAAATAATCCTCATTACCGATGGCCAGCCAACGGCATACTTCTTGGACGGGTACCTGCAAGTTGAGCTCCCCATGTTTTTTGGAGGGCTGAGCCCAAGAGCAACCTTTGAAACACTGAAAGAGGTTAAAAGCCTAACCAGGCAGGGAATCACGATTAATACATTCATGCTTGACGATAGCTCCTCTCTCAGAAGATTTGTAGAGGATATGACTCGGATAAATAGGGGAAGGGCATTTTTCACGACGCCTACCCGGTTGGGGAGGTTCCTCCTTGTTGATTACTTGAAACGAAAAAGAACGCTTATTTAA